One stretch of Siphonobacter curvatus DNA includes these proteins:
- a CDS encoding cupin domain-containing protein, with amino-acid sequence MASSATKPFVIQESEARFGQLYQVLGMELSLKIAGQDTHQQLTMFYGKYHKNDGPPVHVHHGQDEQFYIVEGDFLVQVGEQTYTLHGGDTIFLPRQVPHAFLVLSETGKMFFQTNPSGQTEALFKRLSQLPATATLEEIKQVHQKHGVSIVGPRLQN; translated from the coding sequence ATGGCTAGTTCAGCAACCAAACCCTTTGTGATTCAAGAGAGTGAAGCGCGCTTTGGCCAGCTTTATCAGGTTCTGGGCATGGAGCTCTCCTTAAAAATAGCCGGTCAGGATACCCACCAGCAGTTGACCATGTTTTATGGCAAGTATCATAAAAACGACGGCCCACCTGTCCATGTTCATCATGGACAGGATGAGCAGTTCTACATCGTCGAAGGCGACTTTCTCGTGCAGGTGGGTGAACAGACTTACACCCTGCACGGGGGCGATACTATCTTTTTACCCAGGCAGGTGCCCCATGCCTTTTTAGTACTCAGTGAAACGGGGAAAATGTTTTTTCAGACCAATCCAAGTGGCCAAACCGAAGCACTTTTCAAACGCCTGTCTCAATTGCCAGCTACGGCTACGCTGGAAGAGATCAAACAAGTTCACCAGAA